The following are encoded in a window of Methylicorpusculum oleiharenae genomic DNA:
- a CDS encoding phosphoketolase family protein: MNTQTLNPELLRKIDAYWRAANYLSVGQIYLYDNPLLKKSLKLEHIKPRLLGHWGTTPGLNFAYVHLNRVIKSHDLNVIYITGPGHGGPALVANAYLEGTYSEVYPNIAQNESGMKRLFKQFSFPGGIPSHVAPETPGSIHEGGELGYSLSHAFGAAFDNPDLIVACVVGDGEAETGPLAASWHSNKFLNPVHDGAVLPILHLNGYKIAGPTVLARIPRDELDAMFRGFGYTPYFVEGDDPMVMHQLMAATLDTVIAEIQHIQADARANGFKKRPNWPMIILRSPKGWTGPKEVDDKPTEGTFRSHQVPMGDMSEAGHVKILEKWLKSYHPKELFDKNGKLVAELAELAPTGERRMSDNPHANGGLLLQELHLPDFRDYAVKVSKPGAVEAEATRVQGEFIRDVIKLNPENFRIFSPDETNSNRWGAVFEVTNRCSTAEIVPGDDHVAADGRVMEVLSEHQCEGWLEGYLLTGRHGFFSCYEAFIHIIDSMFNQHAKWLKVSNQIPWRRPIASLNYLLSSHVWRQDHNGFSHQDPGFMDHVVNKKAEVIRVFLPPDANTLLSVTDHCLRSRNYVNVIVAGKQPSLQWLDMDEAIKHCTAGLGIWPWASSDQEGEPDVVMACCGDVPTLETLAAVELLRDYFPELKVRVINVVDLMKLQPQSEHPNGLSDKDFDLLFTKDKPIIFAFHGYPLLIHRLTYRRSNHSNLHVRGFKEEGTTTTPFDMTVLNDLDRFHLFGDVIDRLPQLGAHAAYAKQAMRDKLIEHKQYIRKHGEDMPEIRNWKWKG, encoded by the coding sequence ATGAATACACAAACACTGAATCCTGAATTGCTGAGGAAAATTGACGCCTATTGGCGTGCAGCAAACTATCTCTCGGTTGGTCAGATTTATCTCTACGACAATCCGTTGCTGAAGAAGTCGCTAAAGCTGGAACACATCAAACCCCGCCTGCTCGGGCACTGGGGCACGACGCCGGGGCTAAACTTTGCCTACGTCCACTTGAACCGTGTTATCAAGAGCCATGATTTAAACGTAATCTACATTACCGGGCCGGGGCATGGTGGACCCGCGCTGGTGGCGAATGCCTATCTAGAGGGTACCTACAGCGAGGTGTATCCCAATATCGCCCAAAATGAGTCGGGGATGAAGCGACTGTTCAAACAGTTTTCCTTCCCCGGCGGCATACCGAGTCACGTTGCACCGGAAACGCCGGGCTCGATTCACGAGGGAGGAGAATTGGGTTATTCCCTCTCGCATGCCTTCGGGGCAGCGTTCGACAATCCCGACCTGATCGTTGCCTGTGTCGTCGGCGATGGTGAAGCCGAGACCGGTCCTCTGGCTGCCAGCTGGCATTCGAATAAATTTCTCAATCCGGTTCACGACGGCGCCGTGTTGCCCATCCTGCATTTGAATGGCTACAAAATTGCCGGCCCCACGGTTTTAGCGCGCATTCCACGTGACGAACTGGATGCGATGTTTCGTGGTTTCGGTTACACGCCCTATTTCGTAGAAGGCGACGATCCAATGGTGATGCACCAGTTGATGGCGGCCACGCTAGACACCGTGATCGCCGAGATCCAACACATCCAAGCCGACGCCCGCGCCAACGGATTCAAGAAACGTCCAAATTGGCCTATGATCATCTTGCGCTCTCCAAAAGGCTGGACTGGCCCTAAGGAAGTCGATGATAAACCCACCGAAGGTACATTCCGTTCACATCAGGTGCCGATGGGCGACATGAGTGAAGCGGGGCACGTAAAGATTCTGGAAAAGTGGTTGAAAAGCTATCACCCGAAAGAATTGTTCGACAAGAACGGCAAACTGGTTGCCGAATTGGCTGAATTGGCGCCAACCGGTGAGCGACGCATGAGCGACAACCCCCACGCCAACGGGGGGCTCTTGTTACAGGAACTGCACCTGCCTGATTTTCGCGACTACGCGGTTAAGGTGTCCAAGCCTGGCGCCGTGGAGGCCGAAGCGACCCGCGTACAAGGGGAATTTATCCGCGACGTGATCAAACTGAACCCCGAAAACTTTCGTATCTTTAGCCCAGACGAAACAAATTCAAACCGCTGGGGCGCTGTGTTCGAAGTGACGAACCGTTGCTCAACCGCGGAAATTGTGCCCGGCGACGATCACGTCGCAGCCGATGGCCGGGTAATGGAGGTATTGAGTGAGCATCAGTGCGAAGGTTGGCTCGAAGGTTATCTACTTACCGGACGTCACGGATTTTTCTCCTGCTACGAAGCGTTTATCCACATCATTGATTCGATGTTCAACCAACATGCCAAATGGCTCAAAGTCTCAAATCAGATTCCCTGGCGCCGTCCGATTGCGTCCCTGAATTATCTACTCTCTTCCCACGTCTGGCGCCAGGATCATAATGGCTTCAGCCATCAAGATCCAGGCTTCATGGACCATGTCGTGAACAAAAAGGCGGAAGTCATTCGTGTCTTTCTGCCGCCCGATGCGAATACGCTGCTCTCGGTAACGGATCATTGCCTGCGTAGCCGCAACTATGTCAACGTTATCGTTGCCGGCAAGCAACCCTCGCTGCAGTGGTTAGACATGGATGAGGCCATTAAACACTGTACCGCTGGTCTAGGTATTTGGCCTTGGGCCAGCTCCGATCAGGAGGGAGAGCCGGATGTCGTCATGGCATGCTGCGGCGACGTACCGACGCTGGAAACCCTGGCCGCCGTCGAGTTGTTGCGAGACTATTTTCCCGAGCTGAAAGTCAGGGTGATCAATGTAGTCGATTTGATGAAACTCCAACCTCAGAGCGAACATCCGAATGGTCTGAGCGACAAAGATTTCGATTTACTTTTTACCAAGGATAAGCCGATCATCTTCGCCTTCCACGGTTATCCATTGCTCATTCATCGTTTGACCTATCGTCGCAGCAACCACTCGAACCTGCATGTGCGTGGTTTCAAAGAAGAAGGCACCACCACTACGCCCTTCGACATGACGGTATTGAACGACCTGGACCGGTTTCATTTGTTTGGTGATGTCATTGACCGCCTCCCGCAACTGGGAGCGCACGCCGCCTATGCCAAGCAGGCCATGCGGGACAAACTCATCGAACACAAACAATACATCAGAAAGCATGGCGAGGACATGCCGGAAATCCGCAACTGGAAATGGAAAGGTTGA